From the genome of Papaver somniferum cultivar HN1 chromosome 2, ASM357369v1, whole genome shotgun sequence, one region includes:
- the LOC113346991 gene encoding autophagy-related protein 8i-like: protein MGRITSFKDEFTFDERVKESSDIIAKYPDRVPVIAERFSSSDLPQMEKKKYLVPRDMSIGQFIHILSGRLRLTPGKALFVFVNETLPQTATLMTSVYESSKDKDGFLYMCYSSEKTFG from the exons ATGGGCAGGATCACCTCATTCAAAGACGAGTTTACATTCG ATGAACGTGTTAAGGAATCATCAGATATCATCGCCAAATATCCTGATCGAGTCCCG GTAATTGCTGAACGGTTTTCAAGTTCTGACCTGCCTCAGATGGAAAAGAAAAA ATATTTGGTTCCCAGGGACATGTCCATTGGGCAATTCATCCACATTTTAAGCGGTAGACTTCGCTTGACCCCAGGGAAAGCCCTCTTTGTGTTTGTGAACGAAACCTTACCCCAAACAG CCACTCTCATGACTTCTGTTTACGAATCCTCGAAAGACAAAGATGGGTTCCTATACATGTGCTACAGCAGCGAGAAAACCTTTGGTTAA